One window from the genome of Micromonospora aurantiaca ATCC 27029 encodes:
- a CDS encoding histidine kinase, which yields MGGNLSAVFAVVSLVTALAAALWAVLRLRGRRGIATATQRATYEVLHTAGLAAEPLRAGLTAADAAKAVRHLRALVGAAGLALTDRDALLAVDGQGAHHGDQLVAAARRAADSGRSTVLGESELRCDLVDCPVRGAVVAPLRADGRVVGALVAVADERPAPGLVQATLETAHWAGDQLALAELESSRERLARAEVRALRAQISPHFIYNALTAIGSFVRTDPERARELILEFAEFTRYSFRAHGEFTTLAEELRSIDRYLTIERARFGERLQVRLQIAPEVLPVTLPFLCLQPLVENAVRHGLSRKPGTGMVSIEARDAGAECHITVEDDGVGMDPTTLTAGIAEVSGAAGDPADDPGQHVGLSNVDERLRSVFGDGFGLVVETGLGSGTKVSMRVPKFHPGVRASS from the coding sequence GTGGGTGGCAACCTCTCCGCCGTCTTCGCCGTCGTCTCGCTGGTCACCGCGCTGGCCGCGGCGCTCTGGGCGGTGCTGCGGCTGCGCGGCCGGCGGGGCATCGCCACCGCCACGCAGCGGGCCACGTACGAGGTGCTGCACACCGCGGGGCTCGCCGCCGAGCCGCTGCGCGCCGGCCTGACCGCGGCGGACGCGGCGAAGGCCGTACGCCATCTGCGGGCACTCGTGGGCGCGGCCGGGCTGGCGCTGACGGACCGCGACGCGTTGCTCGCGGTCGACGGGCAGGGCGCGCACCACGGCGACCAGCTGGTCGCGGCGGCCCGGCGGGCGGCCGACAGCGGGCGCTCCACAGTGCTGGGCGAGTCGGAGCTGCGTTGCGACCTGGTCGACTGCCCGGTACGCGGCGCGGTGGTCGCGCCGCTGCGCGCGGACGGGCGGGTGGTCGGGGCGCTGGTGGCGGTGGCCGACGAGCGCCCGGCCCCGGGTCTGGTGCAGGCGACGCTGGAGACCGCGCACTGGGCGGGTGACCAGCTCGCGCTGGCCGAGCTGGAGTCGTCGCGGGAGCGGCTGGCGCGGGCCGAGGTACGCGCGCTGCGCGCTCAGATCAGCCCGCACTTCATCTACAACGCGCTCACCGCGATCGGCTCGTTCGTGCGCACCGACCCGGAGCGGGCGCGGGAGCTGATCCTGGAGTTCGCCGAGTTCACCCGCTACTCGTTCCGGGCGCACGGCGAGTTCACCACGCTGGCCGAGGAGCTGCGTTCGATCGACCGCTACCTGACCATCGAGCGGGCGCGTTTCGGCGAGCGGCTCCAGGTGCGCCTCCAGATCGCGCCGGAGGTGCTGCCGGTGACGCTGCCGTTCCTCTGCCTCCAGCCGCTCGTGGAGAACGCGGTCCGGCACGGGTTGTCCCGCAAGCCGGGCACCGGCATGGTGAGCATCGAGGCCCGGGACGCGGGCGCGGAGTGTCACATCACGGTGGAGGACGACGGGGTGGGGATGGATCCGACGACGCTTACCGCCGGCATCGCCGAGGTGTCGGGCGCGGCCGGCGACCCGGCCGACGACCCGGGGCAGCACGTCGGCCTCTCGAACGTCGACGAACGGCTCCGGTCGGTCTTCGGGGACGGCTTCGGCCTGGTGGTGGAGACCGGCCTGGGTTCGGGTACGAAGGTCAGCATGCGTGTGCCGAAGTTCCACCCCGGCGTCCGGGCGTCGTCGTGA
- a CDS encoding LytR/AlgR family response regulator transcription factor: protein MTVTGTGFLRVLAVDDEPPALDELAYHLRADPRVARLHTAGDATEALRVLRDDDVDVVFLDIRMPGLDGMELARVLRRFARPPAIVFVTAYDDGAVDAFDLGATDYVRKPVRAERLAESLRRVIGSRVVPSHPAALARAEEDPTIPIELAGTTRMLPRSAVRWVEAQGDYARLHTAEGSHLVRVSLATLAERWADAGFVRIHRSYLVQLRLIAELRLVNSGYVVVIDGSELPVSRRHTRELKDKLVRAAKQDWSR from the coding sequence GTGACCGTCACCGGCACCGGTTTCCTCCGGGTGCTGGCGGTGGACGACGAGCCGCCCGCGCTCGACGAGCTGGCGTACCACCTGCGCGCCGACCCCCGGGTGGCCCGGCTGCACACGGCCGGGGACGCGACCGAGGCGCTGCGCGTGCTGCGCGACGACGACGTGGACGTGGTGTTCCTCGACATCCGGATGCCGGGGCTGGACGGCATGGAGCTGGCCCGGGTGCTGCGCCGGTTCGCGCGGCCGCCGGCGATCGTGTTCGTCACCGCGTACGACGACGGCGCGGTGGACGCGTTCGACCTGGGCGCCACCGACTACGTGCGCAAGCCGGTACGCGCCGAGCGGCTGGCCGAGTCGCTGCGCCGGGTGATCGGCTCCCGGGTGGTGCCGTCGCATCCGGCCGCGCTGGCCCGGGCGGAGGAGGATCCGACCATCCCGATCGAGCTGGCCGGCACCACGCGGATGCTGCCCCGCTCGGCGGTGCGGTGGGTGGAGGCGCAGGGCGACTACGCGCGGCTGCACACGGCGGAGGGGTCGCACCTGGTCCGGGTGTCGCTGGCGACGCTGGCCGAGCGCTGGGCCGATGCCGGGTTCGTCCGGATCCACCGGTCGTATCTGGTGCAGCTGCGGCTCATCGCCGAGCTGCGGCTGGTCAACTCCGGCTACGTGGTGGTGATCGACGGATCCGAGCTGCCGGTGAGCCGCCGGCACACCCGGGAGCTGAAGGACAAGCTGGTACGCGCCGCGAAACAGGACTGGAGCCGCTGA
- a CDS encoding cation acetate symporter, translating to MSNGYVVPAIVAVTLVTVGIGFYGLRLARTTSDFLVASRSVSPTWNAAAIGGEYLSAASFLGVAGLILKYGVDVLWYPVGFAAGYLALLLFVAAPLRRSGAFTLPDFCEVRLGSRRLRTLATVFVIFIGWLYLVPQLQGAGLTLATLTGSPYPLGALLVAVVVTANVALGGMRAITFVQAFQYWLKLTALAVPAIFLALQWQADARPAVTPPDGPTFRTATTVVVEHRATLTLPDGDIREVRPGDRLEFAAGDPVPEVSGAATGATEWLLPDTAGEDDRGLFATYSLILATFLGTMGLPHVLVRFYTNPDGAAARRTTLVVLALVGVFYLLPTVYGVLGRIYTPQLLVSGQTDAVVVLLPGAALGDGTTGRLLAALVAAGAFAAFLSTSSGLLTSVAGVISTDVLGRGSVRGFRLATVIAGGVPAVLSLNVSGLDVSQVVGLAFAVAASSFCPLLVLGIWWRGLTDLGAAAGVLVGGGAAVGAVLLTVLGPPLTGWPATLTTQPAAWTVPLAFTVMVVVSMASRRRLPRDVGATMLRLHTPESLRL from the coding sequence ATGTCCAACGGCTACGTGGTCCCGGCGATCGTCGCCGTCACCCTGGTCACCGTCGGCATCGGCTTCTACGGGCTGCGGCTGGCCCGCACCACCTCGGACTTCCTGGTCGCGTCCCGGTCGGTCAGCCCGACCTGGAACGCCGCCGCGATCGGCGGGGAGTACCTGTCGGCGGCGAGCTTCCTCGGCGTCGCCGGGCTGATCCTCAAGTACGGCGTGGACGTGCTCTGGTACCCGGTCGGCTTCGCCGCCGGATACCTGGCGCTGCTGCTGTTCGTGGCCGCGCCGCTGCGCCGCTCCGGCGCGTTCACGCTGCCCGACTTCTGCGAGGTGCGGCTCGGTTCCCGCCGGCTGCGGACGCTCGCCACCGTCTTCGTGATCTTCATCGGCTGGCTGTACCTGGTGCCGCAGTTGCAGGGCGCCGGGCTGACGCTCGCCACGCTCACCGGCTCGCCGTACCCGCTCGGCGCGCTGCTCGTCGCCGTGGTGGTGACCGCGAACGTGGCGCTGGGCGGCATGCGGGCGATCACCTTCGTGCAGGCGTTCCAGTACTGGCTCAAGCTCACCGCACTCGCCGTACCCGCCATCTTCCTGGCGTTGCAGTGGCAGGCCGACGCCCGCCCGGCGGTGACCCCGCCCGACGGACCGACGTTCCGGACCGCGACCACAGTCGTGGTCGAGCACCGCGCGACGCTCACCCTGCCCGACGGCGACATCCGGGAGGTACGCCCCGGCGACCGCCTGGAGTTCGCCGCCGGTGACCCGGTGCCGGAGGTGTCCGGCGCGGCGACCGGCGCCACCGAATGGCTGCTGCCGGACACCGCCGGCGAGGACGACCGAGGGCTGTTCGCCACGTACTCGCTGATCCTGGCCACGTTCCTCGGCACCATGGGCCTGCCGCACGTGCTGGTCCGCTTCTACACCAACCCCGACGGCGCCGCCGCCCGCCGCACCACGCTCGTGGTGCTGGCGCTCGTCGGCGTCTTCTACCTGCTACCCACCGTGTACGGCGTGCTGGGCCGCATCTACACCCCGCAACTGCTGGTGAGCGGCCAGACCGACGCGGTGGTGGTGCTGCTGCCCGGTGCCGCGCTCGGCGACGGCACCACCGGCCGGCTGCTCGCCGCGCTCGTCGCGGCCGGCGCGTTCGCTGCGTTCCTGTCCACCTCGTCCGGCCTGCTCACCAGCGTGGCCGGGGTGATCTCCACGGACGTGCTGGGGCGCGGCTCGGTACGCGGCTTCCGGCTCGCCACGGTGATCGCCGGCGGGGTGCCGGCGGTGCTCTCGCTGAACGTCTCCGGGCTGGACGTGTCACAGGTGGTGGGGCTGGCGTTCGCGGTGGCCGCGTCGAGCTTCTGCCCGCTGCTGGTGCTCGGCATCTGGTGGCGCGGCCTGACCGACCTGGGCGCCGCCGCCGGTGTGCTGGTCGGCGGCGGCGCGGCCGTCGGTGCGGTGCTGCTCACCGTGCTCGGCCCGCCGCTGACCGGGTGGCCGGCGACGCTCACCACCCAGCCGGCCGCGTGGACGGTGCCGCTGGCGTTCACCGTCATGGTGGTGGTGTCGATGGCGAGCCGGCGTCGGCTTCCCCGCGACGTCGGCGCCACCATGCTCCGCCTGCACACCCCGGAGTCGCTGCGCCTGTAG
- a CDS encoding ABC transporter ATP-binding protein: protein MTDQHPALSLRGLAKRFDTKVAVAGVDLAVPTGSFYGLLGPNGAGKTTTLSMAVGLLRPDAGEARVLGYDVWADPVRAKSLLGVMPDGVRLFDRLSGAELLAYHGLLRGMDPAVVDQRAAELLDVLALSDAGRTLVVDYSAGMKKKIGLACALLHGPRLLVLDEPFEAVDPVSAALIRDILHRYVGGGGTVIFSSHVMEVVERLCSHVAILAEGRIKRVGTLAEVRGDRSLEDVFVEVVGGRTATGEELSWLSR from the coding sequence ATGACCGATCAGCACCCCGCGCTCTCCCTTCGTGGTCTGGCCAAGCGCTTCGACACCAAGGTCGCGGTGGCGGGCGTCGACCTCGCCGTGCCGACCGGCTCGTTCTACGGCCTGCTCGGCCCGAACGGAGCGGGCAAGACCACCACCCTCTCCATGGCCGTCGGCCTGCTGCGGCCCGACGCCGGTGAGGCGAGGGTGCTCGGGTACGACGTCTGGGCCGACCCGGTCCGAGCCAAGAGCCTGCTCGGTGTGATGCCCGACGGCGTACGCCTCTTCGACCGGCTGAGCGGGGCGGAGCTGCTGGCGTACCACGGTCTGCTGCGCGGCATGGACCCGGCGGTGGTCGACCAGCGGGCGGCGGAGCTGCTCGACGTGCTGGCGCTCTCCGACGCCGGCCGCACGCTGGTGGTCGACTACTCGGCGGGCATGAAGAAGAAGATCGGGCTGGCCTGCGCGCTGCTGCACGGTCCGCGCCTGCTGGTACTGGACGAGCCGTTCGAGGCCGTCGACCCGGTCTCGGCGGCGCTGATCCGCGACATCCTGCACCGGTACGTCGGCGGCGGCGGAACGGTGATCTTCTCCAGCCACGTGATGGAGGTGGTCGAGCGGCTCTGCTCCCACGTGGCGATCCTGGCCGAGGGCCGGATCAAGCGGGTGGGCACGCTGGCCGAGGTGCGCGGCGACCGGTCGCTGGAGGACGTCTTCGTGGAGGTGGTCGGCGGCCGGACCGCGACCGGCGAGGAGCTGTCGTGGCTGTCCCGGTGA
- a CDS encoding DUF5701 family protein, which produces MSDDRFDAATEFDRQLDRLVQLGYPALAGQTENEFRALLTPLRDAAVTGAAGLAGPTDARVPFLLVTTRELVPVPERIALTTLAGKRKAGVLDRNFPADDLPTFHPIKELEVPSGPAYLLFDVDRGEEYRNVPPSAALEDMTAKDRLPITIDEGLAFVTLHPQALASNRCFSLVGSRCGDRRVPALWISQGAPKLGWCWFGNPHTWLGSATANPVRVGLS; this is translated from the coding sequence ATGTCCGACGACCGCTTCGACGCCGCTACCGAATTCGACCGCCAGCTCGACCGCCTCGTGCAGCTCGGCTACCCGGCGCTGGCCGGGCAGACCGAGAATGAGTTCCGGGCGCTGCTCACCCCGCTGCGCGACGCGGCGGTCACCGGTGCCGCCGGACTGGCCGGGCCCACCGACGCACGGGTGCCGTTCCTGCTGGTGACCACGCGGGAGCTGGTGCCGGTGCCGGAACGCATCGCGCTCACCACGCTGGCCGGCAAGCGCAAGGCCGGCGTCCTCGACCGCAACTTCCCCGCCGACGACCTGCCCACCTTCCACCCGATCAAGGAGCTGGAGGTGCCGTCCGGTCCCGCGTACCTGCTCTTCGACGTGGACCGGGGCGAGGAGTACCGCAACGTGCCGCCGTCGGCCGCGCTCGAGGACATGACCGCGAAGGACCGGCTGCCGATCACGATCGACGAAGGGCTGGCGTTCGTCACGTTGCACCCGCAGGCGCTGGCGAGCAACAGGTGCTTCTCGCTCGTGGGGTCGCGCTGCGGCGACCGGCGGGTGCCGGCGCTGTGGATCAGCCAGGGCGCGCCGAAGCTCGGGTGGTGCTGGTTCGGCAACCCGCACACCTGGCTCGGCTCGGCGACCGCGAACCCGGTACGGGTGGGGCTGAGCTGA
- a CDS encoding sugar transferase yields MRHVDSFEIQPPTPPSHNGVPRSAWARARRRVSRWHRPYIAFLLLLDFGAAALASFLAVQIFEQAASGFRNAPEAWFYTVAFALLPLGWVLILWGNRAYDRRYLGLGPDEFKRVIRGGVAVAATVSFLAFATKTTLSRWTVGFALLGALLLILLGRMIARACLHALRRRAGHAGHRMVLVGTLPECLEVYTTVTRNPSVGLVPVAIHLTDGYAAARGLETPVPVYAGRDVLALVREVGGDTIAVCGSASAEPGELRRLAWQLEGSGVDLVVAPQLTDIAGPRVHIRPIEGLPLLHVEEPTLSGPALLVKNLMDRVAAGLGLLLLAPLFLAIAVAIRISDPGPVFFRQPRVGHEGRTFRVWKFRTMYVDAEERLAGLVDQNETDGMLFKMKQDPRVFPVGRFLRATSLDELPQLINVLWGEMSLVGPRPLPADDGDFLGDVRRRLLVRPGMTGLWQVSGRSDLSWDEAVRLDLYYVDNWSLAYDLSILWRTVGVVLARKGAY; encoded by the coding sequence GTGCGGCACGTCGACAGCTTTGAGATCCAGCCGCCGACTCCGCCGTCGCACAACGGCGTACCCCGGTCGGCGTGGGCCCGAGCCCGGCGCCGGGTGTCCCGGTGGCACCGGCCCTACATCGCATTCCTGCTGCTGCTCGACTTCGGCGCGGCCGCCCTGGCCAGCTTCCTGGCCGTGCAGATCTTCGAGCAGGCCGCCTCCGGCTTCCGGAACGCGCCCGAGGCGTGGTTCTACACCGTGGCCTTCGCGCTCCTGCCGCTCGGCTGGGTGCTCATCCTCTGGGGCAACCGGGCCTACGACCGGCGCTACCTTGGCCTCGGCCCGGACGAGTTCAAGCGGGTGATCCGCGGCGGCGTCGCGGTCGCCGCGACGGTCTCGTTCCTCGCCTTCGCCACGAAGACCACCCTGTCCCGCTGGACGGTCGGCTTCGCGCTGCTCGGCGCCCTGCTGCTGATCCTGCTCGGCCGCATGATCGCCCGGGCCTGCCTGCACGCGCTGCGCCGCCGCGCCGGCCACGCCGGGCACCGGATGGTGCTCGTCGGCACGCTTCCGGAGTGCCTGGAGGTCTACACCACAGTCACCCGGAACCCGTCCGTCGGCCTCGTGCCGGTGGCCATCCACCTCACCGACGGGTACGCCGCCGCGCGCGGCCTGGAGACCCCGGTGCCGGTGTACGCGGGCCGGGACGTACTGGCCCTGGTGCGTGAGGTCGGCGGCGACACGATCGCGGTCTGCGGCTCGGCCAGCGCCGAGCCGGGCGAGCTGCGCCGGCTGGCCTGGCAGTTGGAGGGCTCCGGCGTCGATCTGGTGGTTGCGCCCCAGCTCACCGACATCGCCGGTCCCCGGGTGCACATCCGCCCGATCGAGGGCCTGCCGCTGCTGCACGTCGAGGAGCCGACCCTGTCCGGGCCGGCGCTGCTGGTCAAGAACCTGATGGACCGGGTCGCCGCCGGGCTGGGCCTGCTGCTGCTGGCCCCGCTCTTCCTCGCCATCGCCGTCGCCATCCGGATCTCCGACCCCGGGCCGGTCTTCTTCCGTCAGCCCCGGGTGGGGCACGAGGGGCGGACGTTCCGGGTCTGGAAGTTCCGGACGATGTACGTCGACGCCGAGGAGCGGCTGGCCGGCCTGGTCGACCAGAACGAGACCGACGGCATGCTGTTCAAGATGAAGCAGGACCCCCGGGTCTTCCCGGTGGGCCGCTTCCTGCGTGCCACGTCGCTGGACGAGCTGCCCCAGCTGATCAACGTGCTCTGGGGCGAGATGTCGCTCGTCGGCCCGCGCCCGCTGCCCGCCGACGACGGCGACTTCCTCGGCGACGTCCGGCGCCGGCTGCTGGTCCGGCCGGGCATGACCGGTCTGTGGCAGGTCTCCGGCCGCTCCGACCTGTCCTGGGACGAGGCGGTCCGGCTCGACCTCTACTACGTCGACAACTGGTCGCTGGCGTACGACCTGAGCATCCTGTGGCGGACCGTGGGCGTGGTGCTGGCCCGCAAGGGCGCGTACTAG